The Macrobrachium rosenbergii isolate ZJJX-2024 chromosome 52, ASM4041242v1, whole genome shotgun sequence genome includes the window GATAAAAATTGAGAAGGAATTTTACGAGGATGGTAACTTTTAACAAATGTTTGAAGCGTCAGATcccaggaagagagaaaaaagattttaaacctAAGGATGACTAGACGCGTATTATTGTGCTATTAGCAGTTGTCTCTACGGGACTTATTTTAAATACGAACacacgtatgtacagtatatatatatatatatatatacatacatatatactatatatatatatatatatatatatatatatatatatatatatatatatatatatatatatatatatatatatatatatatatatatatataaggaatataactTGGACATAAAATCATTTGTCTTATATGTGGTGTTTACTTTAAAAGTGATATCTATTCCTTTGTGaatgaagacagaaataaaataaacaaatttaaactaTGTTTTTAGAGCCCTGAGCGTATATAcccttgttattttgttattcgaAGATTCgtgtttaccaaaataaaaaagttaaaataatagcTATAACATTATGTTGCAGGTATGTGGTTACAGAGAATAACTGACCGaacaaaattaagttttatcTTATTCATCAGCGAAACAGCAACACGATACACCGCATCTCCTGTAAAACAGTGACCACTTTCTATTTCCTGTAAAATAGTGACCACTTTCTTCTATTTCCTGCAAAAGAGCGACCACTTTCTATTTCCTGTAAAACAGTGaccactttctttttatttcttgcaaaacAGTGACCACTTTCTATTTCCTGTAAAACAGCGACCACTTTCTATTTCCTGTAAAACAGTGACCACTTTCTATTTCCTGTAAAACAGCGACCACTTTCTATTTCCTGTAAAACAGCGACCACTTTCTATTTCCTGTAAAAGTGACCACTTTCTATTCCTTGTAAAACAGTGACCACTTTCTTCTATTTCCTGTAAAACAGTGACCactttttatttcctgtaaaaaACAGTGACCACTTACCATTTCTTGTGCAACAGTGGCCACTTTCTATTTCCTGTAAAACAGTGACCACTTTCTATTTCCTGTAAAACAGTGACCACTTTCTATTGCCTGTAAAACAGTGACCACTTTCTATTACCTGTAAAACAGTGACCACTTTCTATTACCTGTAAAACAGTGACCACTTTCTATTTCCTGTAAAACAGTGACCACTTTCTATTACCTGTAAAACAGTGACCACTTTCTATTTCCTGTAAAACAGTGACCACTTTGTGACCACTTTCTATTACCTGCAAAACAgtgacctttttctttttcctgtaaaACTGTGATCACTTTCTATTTCCTGTAAAACAGTGACCACTTTCTATTTCCAGTAAAACAGTGACCACTTTCTATTACCTGTAAAATAGCAACCACTTTCTATTACCTGGAAAACAGTGACCACTTTCTATTTCCTGTAAAACAGTGACCACTTTCTATTTCCTGTAAAACAgtgaccattttctttttcctgtaaaacagtgaccattttctttttcctgtaaaACTGTGATCACTTTCTATTTCCTGTAAAACAGTGACAACTTTCTATTTCCAGTAAAACAGTGACCACTTTCCATTTCCTGTAAAACAGCGACCACTTTCTATTACCTGTAAAACAGTGACCACTTTCTATTTCCTGTAAAACAGCGACCACTTTCTATTTCCTGAAAAACAGTGACCACTTTCCATTTCCTGTAAAACAGTGACAACTTTCTATTTCCTGTTAAACAGCGACCACTTTCCATTTCCTGCAAAACAGCGACAACTTTCTATTTCCCCTCTAATTTGAAAAGTTGGGGAAAAGATTTATTAAATTCTGTTCATGTCCCTGCAGAAAATTGGGCGGAGGCAGCGAGCACGGGTTCACATCACGGCAAAATGTATTCGGCTGGTCCTGTTAATTTTGACCTACATCGACAACGGCCATTGTTTCGACGTGTACTGGAATATCCCCTCGCAAACCTGCCAGCAATTTGGGATTTACATCAACGCTTCGCAGTTTGGAATTGTTCAAAACGCGGACGACGTCTTTTATGGAGATAAGGTAAATGCGCCCCCTGTTAAAACTCATTTGCACGAGCAGGCTCCTCTCGTGACGACTAGGCCAGTGGTAATTACGTTAAGGgctgtttcttcctttctctctctatctataacATTGTGCGTGTGAGTGTAGCTCTGCTCCGCTTTTCCGTTCGTTCttacatgtaaatacacacacgtccacacacacattatatatatatatatatatatatatatatatatatatatatatatatatatatatatatatatatatatatatatatatatatatatatatatatatatatatatatatatatatatatatatatatatatatatatatatatatacatatatatatatatatatatatatatatatatatatatatatatatatatatatacatatatacatacaaaatatatatatatgtgtatatatatatatatacatatatatatatatatatatatatatatatatatatatattacaacttcTGAAAACAAAGTCTACATCTTTTGCACAAAACAGAAACACATACATTTCTGCACAttcaaacataaatacacacacatatatacatacacacatatatatatatatatatatatatatatatatatatatatatatatatgtgtgtgtgtgtgtgtgtgtgtgtgagtctgtgtttGCGTTTTAATGTGTACATAAATTTCCAGATTGTTTTCAAGAGGCATAAGTGATATTCTGAGCGAAATAGTGTAtaataaattgatatattttatctttGATGATTTATAAAACGCTAGAGGTTCTTACagaagattttgatttttttttcagtacaatataaaaaaaactgaacaaatgaattaaaggaTGCGTGACAGAGATGAGAAATATTGTATTAGACTTTTTGTTTGTAAGGTACACAGATGCTTCGCAATAATCAATACTGAGGTTGACGAATGCAATTGTGAAGGAATGTTGAAAAAAACTAGAGATATTTAAATATAGAACTAATAAAAAGAGATATGTGCTTGTTTCCTGAAATATGCTCTTCCACGTAAGAGTTCTCGGTGCAAAAACCATTTGCTTTTACGATTTTTTTACGTGCAACAGCCTTGTATGTACACGAAAAAATCTATTTCACATAATTTCATTACAGAATAATTTGCAATGTGACCAGTAATTTTAAATATCTCTAGGACTGATCAATTTTGTGTCTGTATGTAGATGTTGCCTTTGCAACTTATGCCCAttaaattcataagtaaatatCACTTGAACTTTTAAACTAAAAACATTTGAGTGaaagatgaaaatgagatgaatatGAGACCTTTCATCACATAATTAAATCTTTCCATAAATCTTGACTCTTTACTTAATAAGTTTAAACAGTTTTGTCTCGTTTTCTGGTcgcgttaaaaaaaaatgcataaccacaaatatatatttgaggGTACCCTTCTAGAGGTGCTATCAATCAGTTGCCTTGTAATCATGTGACACTAAAGTAATGTCTATAGTGTAATAATAATCTACAATCTCCCTTCAGGTGTCAATATTCTATGGGCCTGGCAAGTTTCCATGGTTGGAAAATGACAACCCAGTTAATGGCGGAATACCTCAGAACGCCAGCCTCGTGGATCACTTACAAATATTCACCGATGAAATCACGAAGAAATTGCCTCCTAACTTCAAAGGTAACCTCCGTTTAGAACTGTCTTGTCACGGGCGAAGGTAATGTAACCTTTTCAAATGCATGACAGTAAATACtacgtaggggagtagtgcccctagctgcaacctccttcattccttttactgtacctccattcatattaccttttttCCATctagctatccaccctctccaaaatagtgcaactgctttgaggttttcctccggttcacacctttcaaacctacttgctgtcaatttcctttccagcgctgaatgacctcataggtcccaatgcttggcctttggcctaaactctatattccactccatgaTAGTAAAGACTATAGCATTACATTACGGTCacggagacgagagagagagagagagagagagagagagagagagagagagagagagagcaggtcctTTACCCAGCCAGTCAGCTAATGCCATTTCCATTGAACTTTAAGTCTGTCAAAAATTGACAGTCTCTAGTTTTGTTGTCAACTTCACTGATTTCTTCAAGGAGCAGAACATGTTCTAGTAAATTTAATTACTGAGGTAAGGaaacaaaggagagaaaacattCAAGATATATTTAACGATGAACAGTTTACAACTTTAAATAAACGAATGATTGTAAAGTTATCCAGTGAAGatacaaaaacacagacacacacacacacacacacacacacatatatatatatatatatatacatatacatatatatatatatatattatatactatatatgtatatatatatactgtatttgtacatacacatatatatatatatatacacacatatatatatatatatatatatatatatatatatatatatatatatatatatatatatatatatatatatatatatatataatgtgtgtgtgtgtgcagaaggGAGTTATTCATGCAAGCTTAATCAATACAGGAGTTAAAACGGAAGCCAACTGATCCAATAAATGTTTCTGTCATGAAGAGCATCCTCGCTACAGCGAACTGTTtcgtgaattttttgtttttttttttactgtaccagGCGTTGCTGTTCTGGATTTCGAAAAGTATTATCCAAGCTACGAAATGAATCCGGTCGAGTACAAAAAGGTTTCCAGGGATTGGGTTAAAGCGCAGCACCCATCCTGGACGCCGGATCAAATTGAAGCAGAGGCCATGAGAACGTTCAATGAATCTTCAAGGGAGTTTTTCGAGGTAATTTGAATTTGTTAATGTTACTCATATCTGTTGTCATAAGATGAACTCAAACAACTGTCACTGTCTATATAACGTAAGTTGAATATCTAATTGCAATTAGGTATTTAATTTTGTGGTTTGAAGTCATGGGGACATTTTGGTTGTCATTTAAAGTCGAAAATTCAGCGATTTCGTCATAAAACTGTAGAACTGCTTCAACATGTGTTCAAGATATAGTGGTTAGTTAAATCATTTTTTGCTGCTTTATTGGTAATTGTCATATATGTGTACCTGAGACACATactctcacaaatatatatacagtatatgtacaaatatgcatatataatatatatatatatatatatagtatatatatatatatatatatatatatatatatatatatatatatatatatatatatatatatatatatatatatatatatatatatatatatatatgtcttctgcaacaaatatttcatacatCACCACAATCATCATTCTATCATTATATTTCTCTCATCAGATCCTCCTGTGGAAAGGCCGGGAAATTCACCCAGAGGCTTTGTGGGGTTATTACCACTATCCATATTGCCATAACTACGGACCCCAGGCAACAGCTTGTCAGCCACAAGTAAGTGATTTCAAAGTAATTAAGGTATGAAATGATTGGGCATTTAGgatttcatgtttaaaatttcCTTTGCACGAAGCTGTATGCAAGATGTCTTGAACGACATGTATTCCATTGTCGAATTATCTGATGGTAATGTTTTTATCACGGTTAATTCTACttgaatgcatgcatacatagacGAGacgtttacttatatatatacacaaacacacacacacggtatgcatatatatatatatatatatatatatatatatatatatatatatatatatatacatatatacacatacacacacacacacacatatatatatatatatatatatatatatatatatatatatatatatatatatatatatatatatatatatatatatatatatatatatatatatatatatatatatatatatatatatatatatacaatcatatattcAAATTCACGCTACATCGAGAGtatatggagaattatcaccgaaggggaatttatatataaatgaacaggtaccactgggacgcgaaccctatatggacccattcaacgactccatacgttaccaccgcgccatcagaGAGGTCCGATggagaatatcaccgaaggggaatatatatatataaatgaacaggtaTATATATGGACCCATTCATATAGTAGATAACCGCGccatcttgatggcgcggtggtaacgtctactggagtcgttgaatgggtccatgtcatatCCCAGTGGTAccctatcatatataaatataattctccatcggagatactaggtagcgtgaatttgatattaaacgacatttgtagcttcatgattgtatataaatcacggtgtgataaaaaatttcatatatatatatatctgtatgtgtgtgcatatattcatgtatgtcaTGGAAGAATGAAGAAGTTTTTATCTAAGGGTCATCACCCTGTCAAGGACCTCCCATTACCTTTTATACACAGGAACTCTTTCCCTTAGCGCCACTGATGCAAATGCATACAAGCACCTGAAGGCAAGAAATGGAGAGGTTTTATTTCTTAGTGCGGTTCTTATTGCATGCCCTGGAGATCGGACAGCCATCATCCTTGCAACTCATGGACAAATGTGTCAAAGAGCGTCCGGAAGTGGTCTGCTTTGTCATTTTCTAAAGGGGACCAAACAGCACTaccagttctgtttttttttttttttttttttttggggggtggttagaggggaggggaagggggaggggactGGTAGATTTTGGACGATTTGATAAGGGTGAGGGGAAAGAATTCAGAAGTTAAACTTACAAGTCACCACTACCTGTCAGCAAAGAATTTTACAACATGAAAAAGTCAACTTGATATGGTTTTTAATGCTTCAAATTACTGACTAAACGGAGAATTACATTAACTTAACTAAGATTGATAAATAGACATATCAACTGAACTGTTGCATATCTAGTTCCACTGCTTATGTGACTTCTGTGAATGAGTGGATATAATGTTGACCTGGCAAATCACAGGAACAAATTATCTGTTAACAGAATATTTGTCTTTATCATTAATTTCCAGATGAAATTTcctgtttataattatttgtatattcaagaGTGCAAAGTGAAGGATTCTCGGATCATGAAAGGGATTAAagaaaaaaccaagtaaaaaatgccgagttttctgtacatcgtataaaccaaggccaccaaaaagatctttctttcggtggtctcggtataacgatgtttgagccgcgtcccatgaaactttaaccacgattgtgacctggcctatatcgttgccagatgcacgattatggctaaatttaaccttaaataaaataaaaactgcagaggctaaagggctgcaatttggtatgtttgatgataggagggtgggtgatcaacagaacaatttgcagccctctagcctcagtagtttttgaggtctgagggcggacagataaagtgcggacagaaaaagcgcggacggacagacaaagccggcacaagagttttcttttcagaaaactaaaaatgtacgcAGTTcgatgtaaacacatatacaagATATAGCCACACGTACGTACGCGCAcggacacacacacgcgcgcgcagcAAAGATGCTTATGTTACAAGTACGCAGTGTTATTACATAGCACTCTGCggaagatatttttttctatccCCAGTTAGTCGATGGCACGCTTGTACCTGCCTTCTGTTGTATTCAAAACATACTTTCATGAAAAGATCTGCGGCACGTTAGTGCAGATGAACTTCTGAAACAGCTTTTAACATGATGTGCATGTATTAATGCAacaaacatttatacacacacacacacacacacacatatatatatatatatatatatatatatatatatatatatatatatatatatatatatatatatatatatatatatatacatatgtgtgtattctatgtatgtatacatgtaaagtACGTTCATGTGATtttctatacataaaaaaaggaaaaaaggaaaaagtggaaCTTCGTTTTAGATCTTGCccggtgtcggctttattgctaatcctctgaagatggcttagatAGCAATAAAGCCGACAATGGTCAGATCTAAAACCGTGTTTCAATTCctctctgtgatatatatatatatatatatatatatatatatatatatatatatatatatatatatatatatatatatatatatatgtctttctttctttgtttcgttCTTTGATTGGATGATCCAAAATATCCTTTACTGTCAGTCAAAACAGATTCTAAAAGGGAAGGTAATTAGGTGATAAGCAATTGTTCAACGAGtctacatatgtaaatatatttaaaacgatATCCTTCTAAAACCTAAATGACTTATATTGCATTGATGAACTTACTATTAAGGATAACAACTGAAAGGATGAATATCtgagaaataataaaagttttctaATTACTCtatctttcaaaaaatattaccaataaacgagtccattttttattttaggttataaCTCACAATGACGAGATGACATGGctgatggaagcaagcacggCCTTATATCCCAGCATCTATATTTTCAAAGACAGTGGCTGGGATCCCATGAGCAGGAGAAGGAACGCTCTGGTCAGACTCAAGGAGGCAATAAGGATGAAATCCAAAACATCTTCCCTTTACTGTCAGTAAAATATTCTTCtaaaaggtaaatataattaCGTGATAAGGTAAATATTCTTCCCTAAGTTCTGGTCAAAAAATATTCTTCCCTACTAAAACGAAACCTTCTAAAAACTAAATGTCTTATATTGTACAGGTAATGAACTTAATATTCTTAACAACTGAAAGGATGAATACTGGAGCAATACTAAATATTCTTTCCTAATTAATCCTTTCTGGTAATATTACCAATGAACGAGTCCATTTCTTCCCTATTTTACAGGTAAATATTCTTCACAATGACGAGATGACATGGCTGATGGAAGGTAAATATTTATATCCCAGCATCTACATTTTCAAAGACAGCTAAAATCCCATGCAGGAGAGAAGGAACGCTGGCACAGACTCAAGGATTCTTCCGGGTGAAGAAACACTGGTAAAAATATACCTATTCTTCCCTacttctggtacaggtaaataTTCTTCCCTacttctggtacaggtaaataTTCTTCCCTacttctggtacaggtaaataTTCTTCCCTacttctggtacaggtaaataTTCTTCCCTacttctggtacaggtaaataTTCTTCCCTacttctggtacaggtaaataTTCCTCCCTACTTCTGGTACAAGTAAATATTGTTCCCTACTTCTGGTACAGATAAATATTCTTCCCTacttctggtacaggtaaataTTCTTCCCTacttctggtacaggtaaataTTCTTCCCTacttctggtacaggtaaataTTCTTCCCTACTTCTGGTACAGGTTTATTTACCTGGTGCTTTTCCAACAGATTTCAGTGAACAGTGTCCTTTATTTCTTTGATTAATGTAGTGTGAAGATATATTCCTTAATTCTTGTGTTATACTCAAAGCTCATGATCGCACCAGATgagaaagttgaagaaaaacatttataatccgaaaatattttgtcataaaattctTTGGTgcaatgtgaatgaaaattacgAAACAGATATTACATTGGTACATAACAGGTTTTATTCTCCTTCTTTGCAAGGATTCCAGGCAGAAAGAAACATTGTCGACACGATAAATGTAAATCTGTTCATCTCTAAAATTCCTATTCCTTTTAGGTACCACGATTCACCTGACTATCTGACACCTATGGACATCACCAACACACTGGGACTATCAAAGGTCATGAATCTGGAAGGAATTGTCTTATGGGGGTCAACATATGACCTTCAGACAGAAGATATGTGTCTGCAGTTTAAGGTACATTTCAGATTTACTTTATGGAACAAGTTACATATACCTAATAAAATGATGATTTTAACTAAGTATATTCATTATGGAAGCTTTTAGGAAATGCAAAGTGCTCTTCCTGATATGAATAGTGTCATGaaatgttctcttaaccttttaaGTAATTAGTATCAGTCAAGTCAACCAGTCGTCAATTATgagttaataaaaatgaacataatgtATGATGTGTCTGTAACTATtttaaatcttaatatttgaTGTTAACTATAACACATTTAACACATTTACAAGATGGATGGTGATTACAAGGctaatacaaaagataaaacatttaacatttcagCAGATAAGACCAGGGTGGATGAATAACTTTCAGAccgaaaaaaataatggaagccTCCTAAAAGCAGCAGAATGAATTATAACAATGTATTTCCTTCCTAAGATATGGTAACCTAAGACTTTTAGATAGAATGCTATAAACACTTACGttataatttgtcatttattatgaGGAACGTTTTTTATAGCTCAAAAATAACGTTGATTAGATAATGAtcggttatttatatatatttttaggaaatgCAACAGTGCTCTTCCTGATATGATTACGTGTCATGACTGAATTTCAGTCATAACGCGTAATGCACTTAAGTCAATTTGATCCCCAAATTAGTAGTTAAACAAATGAACATAACATTTGATGTGTCTGTAATTATTTTAAACCCGTCGAAATTTGATGTTGACTCAACTATAACCATTTTAGTACATTTGTAAGGGATGGATGGTGATTATAAGGCATTACAACAGATGAACAAATTTAACATTTCAGCAGATAATGACCAGGGCGCATGAATAACTTTAACACcggaaaaataatgtatatatatatatatatatatatatatatatatatatgtattatatatataagatatatgtaatAGATTTTAGAtggaatgatagatagatagataatttgatagatagacagagagagatttttatatataaaatttaacgttatataatgatgtatatatatatatatatatatatatatatatatatatatatatatatatatatatatatatagatagatatatagatagatagatagatagatagatagatagatagatagatagatagatagagagagatatatatatagatagatatgatatatacatgacatatatatatatatatatatatatatatatatatatatatatatatatatatatatatatatatatatatatgtataaatatatatatatatatatataatcttggttCTGTTTCAAAACTACAAACTTATTTCCATATCAATACCAAGTAATTCGTATAAACATACTGCTTTATCACATCCTTCAACAGCAAATTCTCAAACGTTTTCATTCGTCACTTCCATCGCAAAgcacaaccacaaaaaaaaaaaaaaacgaaagcttATCGTACCTCCTCAGCGTCTTAGTTTCTAAGCTGTCATAACTTCTTCCCAAGCAGAACTTCGTGGAGGAAAAATTGGGTCCCGTGGCTCGGTACGTTTCCCGCTACAGCCGTTCCCTTCTCACACGTGTCATTAACTCCAGGAGGCTGCTCAAGAAGTTCTCAATGAGTGCTGTGAAGGAGGCACCGGCATCCCTCGGCATAAACCACGTTGTTTCCTAAATTGCAACTGGGGTCCGTTTGGAATTGtctctgtcttattttttttttttatttctaatttctttgTGATTTTGTCATTCATGCTTTTATTACACCAAGAATAAATTTAGTATTCCATGTCATATATAGAATAAAATG containing:
- the LOC136833666 gene encoding hyaluronidase-like, whose translation is MFYKIGRRQRARVHITAKCIRLVLLILTYIDNGHCFDVYWNIPSQTCQQFGIYINASQFGIVQNADDVFYGDKVSIFYGPGKFPWLENDNPVNGGIPQNASLVDHLQIFTDEITKKLPPNFKGVAVLDFEKYYPSYEMNPVEYKKVSRDWVKAQHPSWTPDQIEAEAMRTFNESSREFFEILLWKGREIHPEALWGYYHYPYCHNYGPQATACQPQVITHNDEMTWLMEASTALYPSIYIFKDSGWDPMSRRRNALVRLKEAIRMRRNTGKNIPILPYFWYRYHDSPDYLTPMDITNTLGLSKVMNLEGIVLWGSTYDLQTEDMCLQFKNFVEEKLGPVARYVSRYSRSLLTRVINSRRLLKKFSMSAVKEAPASLGINHVVS